From Verrucomicrobia bacterium S94, the proteins below share one genomic window:
- the leuD gene encoding 3-isopropylmalate dehydratase small subunit, with amino-acid sequence MEKFETFTGVVCAVDRANIDTDALIPKEHLKSIKRTGFGPALFSDWRYNADGSDNPDFILNKPKTKGASILVGRNNFGCGSSREHAVWAVAQQGFKVVIAPIEGDIPGFADIFRNNCAKNGVLTVQLSSEEVDKIFEQAEADEPLEATVNLEEQTVTFGENVFSFDVDPAVKNKLLLGLDDIGESLMFIDDIEAFEKEHNTQLCCA; translated from the coding sequence ATGGAAAAATTTGAAACATTCACCGGAGTGGTCTGTGCGGTTGACCGTGCGAATATCGATACGGATGCGCTGATTCCCAAGGAGCATCTCAAGTCCATTAAACGTACGGGTTTCGGTCCGGCGCTGTTTTCGGACTGGCGGTATAATGCCGATGGTTCGGATAATCCGGATTTTATTCTGAACAAGCCGAAGACAAAGGGGGCCTCTATTCTGGTTGGCCGTAACAACTTCGGCTGCGGTTCCAGCCGGGAGCATGCGGTGTGGGCTGTGGCTCAGCAGGGTTTTAAGGTGGTGATCGCACCGATTGAAGGCGACATTCCGGGCTTTGCGGATATTTTCCGCAATAACTGTGCGAAAAACGGCGTGTTGACGGTTCAGCTGTCCAGTGAAGAGGTGGATAAGATTTTCGAGCAGGCAGAGGCGGATGAACCGCTCGAAGCAACGGTGAATCTTGAAGAACAGACGGTTACGTTCGGCGAGAACGTATTCTCCTTTGATGTGGATCCGGCGGTGAAAAACAAACTGTTGCTCGGCCTGGATGACATCGGGGAATCATTGATGTTTATCGATGATATTGAAGCTTTCGAAAAGGAGCATAATACGCAGTTGTGCTGTGCATAG
- the leuC gene encoding 3-isopropylmalate dehydratase large subunit, whose amino-acid sequence MGKTLFEKIWDKHVVKELPGGEVLLYIDRHLVHEVTSPQAFEGLRLLNRKVRHPELTFATTDHNVPTDNRDEITDPIAKAQVEALEKNCADYGITFYGMESDKQGVVHIIGPEQGITLPGTTIVCGDSHTATHGAFGAIAFGIGTSEVEHVLATQTLRQKKPLQYKVEFKGEIPVGVTAKDLVLELCGEIGTAGGTGCAFEFCGEAIESLSMEGRLTVCNMAIEAGARSGLIAPDQTTIDYITAEDRPFAPKDEALEKSIEYWKTLFSDDDAKFDKELVIDVTKIEPQVTWGTSPGMVTGVNQEVPQLDGVAEYSPEDVRAALDYMGLEPGQKITDIKIDAVFIGSCTNGRIEDLREAAKVMKGKKVADGVRVLVVPGSEKVRYQAEAEKLDRIFQEAGAEWRYAGCSMCLAMNSDKLAEKERCASTSNRNFEGRQGRGGRTHLVSPAMAAAAAINGHFVDIREID is encoded by the coding sequence ATGGGAAAAACACTGTTTGAAAAAATCTGGGACAAGCATGTCGTCAAGGAACTTCCGGGCGGCGAGGTGCTTCTCTATATCGATCGCCATCTTGTTCATGAAGTAACGAGTCCGCAGGCGTTCGAAGGGCTGCGTCTGCTGAATCGTAAGGTGCGCCATCCGGAACTGACCTTTGCCACCACTGACCACAATGTGCCGACGGATAACCGGGATGAGATTACGGACCCGATTGCTAAAGCACAGGTTGAAGCTCTGGAAAAAAACTGTGCGGATTACGGCATTACTTTTTACGGCATGGAATCCGATAAGCAGGGTGTCGTGCACATTATCGGCCCGGAACAGGGCATTACGCTGCCGGGTACAACGATTGTCTGCGGCGATTCGCATACGGCTACGCATGGAGCTTTCGGGGCTATTGCATTCGGGATCGGTACTTCGGAAGTGGAACATGTACTGGCCACGCAGACGCTTCGCCAGAAAAAGCCGCTTCAGTATAAGGTCGAGTTTAAAGGTGAAATTCCGGTCGGTGTAACCGCCAAGGATCTGGTGCTTGAACTCTGCGGAGAAATCGGTACGGCCGGTGGAACAGGCTGTGCTTTTGAATTCTGCGGCGAGGCGATTGAGTCGCTTTCGATGGAAGGCCGCCTGACGGTCTGCAATATGGCGATTGAAGCGGGTGCACGGTCCGGACTGATTGCTCCGGATCAGACGACCATTGATTATATTACGGCGGAAGACCGTCCGTTTGCACCGAAAGATGAAGCGCTTGAAAAATCGATTGAATACTGGAAGACGCTTTTCTCCGACGATGATGCAAAGTTTGATAAGGAACTCGTGATCGACGTCACGAAGATTGAACCGCAGGTGACGTGGGGTACGAGCCCGGGCATGGTAACGGGTGTGAACCAGGAGGTTCCTCAGCTGGATGGTGTTGCTGAATACAGTCCGGAAGATGTGCGTGCTGCGCTGGATTATATGGGGCTGGAGCCGGGACAGAAGATCACCGACATCAAAATTGATGCTGTATTCATCGGCAGCTGCACCAATGGTCGTATTGAAGACCTGCGTGAGGCGGCAAAAGTGATGAAAGGTAAAAAGGTGGCCGACGGTGTCCGGGTACTGGTGGTTCCGGGTTCCGAAAAGGTTCGTTATCAGGCCGAAGCCGAAAAGCTCGACCGCATTTTCCAGGAAGCGGGTGCGGAGTGGCGTTATGCCGGATGTTCGATGTGTCTGGCTATGAATTCGGATAAACTGGCGGAGAAGGAGCGTTGTGCTTCGACCTCCAACCGGAACTTTGAGGGACGTCAGGGTCGCGGCGGACGTACGCATCTGGTCAGCCCGGCCATGGCTGCGGCTGCGGCGATTAACGGTCACTTTGTTGATATCAGGGAGATTGACTAA
- a CDS encoding N-acetyl-gamma-glutamyl-phosphate reductase, with translation MSIQHAWWFKFYGLFFRRTVMIKAKVVGAGGYGGVGITELLLKHPEVEIGCLVSLSDTGRKMSDVFPHLRSFCDDVIVSPDDPKNREHYDVVFYSTPDGVGMQTAAEELERGAKVIDYSGDFRFGNKERYAEYANFIGRDPIHKSPELLSQTVYGLAELHDINESNRLVGNPGCFAVSCILGLAPAVAAGIIDPKSIIADCKTGVSGAGKKPNAAFHYPNRYDNMNAYKLAGHQHTVEVEQELSLLSTDPVQMTFTAQVVPLCRGIMSSLYATLDGRKAAEVLEIYQEYHKNNLFVRVQDAQTPASIADVRGTNYCNLTVDVDERSNRLRVISHIDNLMKGQAGNALQNMNLMFGLDSGTALAFPGQYP, from the coding sequence ATGTCGATTCAACACGCGTGGTGGTTTAAATTCTACGGCTTATTTTTCAGGAGAACTGTCATGATAAAAGCAAAAGTCGTTGGCGCCGGAGGGTATGGCGGAGTCGGTATTACCGAGCTGCTGCTGAAACACCCGGAAGTGGAAATCGGATGTCTGGTGAGTCTGTCGGATACCGGACGGAAAATGAGCGATGTTTTTCCGCACCTTCGCAGCTTCTGCGACGATGTCATTGTCTCTCCGGATGATCCGAAAAACCGGGAACATTATGATGTGGTTTTCTATTCCACCCCCGACGGCGTCGGTATGCAGACCGCTGCGGAAGAGCTGGAACGCGGGGCCAAAGTGATCGACTACAGCGGTGATTTCCGGTTCGGAAACAAAGAACGCTATGCCGAATATGCCAACTTTATCGGCCGCGACCCCATCCACAAATCGCCGGAGCTTCTCAGCCAGACGGTATATGGACTGGCCGAACTGCATGATATTAACGAATCCAACAGACTGGTCGGCAATCCAGGCTGTTTTGCGGTAAGCTGTATTCTGGGTCTGGCGCCGGCGGTTGCCGCCGGAATCATTGATCCGAAAAGCATCATTGCCGACTGTAAAACCGGCGTTTCCGGTGCAGGGAAAAAGCCCAATGCCGCATTTCATTATCCCAACCGCTACGACAACATGAACGCCTACAAACTGGCAGGACACCAACATACCGTCGAAGTGGAACAGGAACTCAGTCTGCTGAGCACCGATCCCGTTCAGATGACCTTTACCGCCCAGGTGGTTCCGCTCTGCCGCGGCATCATGTCGAGTCTTTATGCAACACTGGACGGCCGAAAAGCGGCAGAAGTACTGGAAATTTATCAGGAATATCACAAAAATAATCTGTTCGTACGGGTCCAGGACGCTCAGACCCCGGCGAGTATTGCCGATGTCCGCGGCACCAACTACTGCAATCTGACGGTCGATGTGGACGAGCGCAGCAACCGCCTGCGTGTCATCTCGCATATCGACAACCTGATGAAAGGTCAGGCCGGCAATGCCTTACAGAATATGAATCTTATGTTTGGGCTCGATTCTGGCACAGCACTTGCGTTTCCCGGACAATATCCCTGA
- a CDS encoding NADP-dependent isocitrate dehydrogenase → MSEKIIYTITDEAPALATRSLLPIIEAYTAAAGIAVETRDISLAGRILAQFPECLTEEQKVGDALAELGELAQTPDANIIKLPNISASIPQMKACIAELQAKGYNLPEYDDPEARPKYEKVKGSAVNPVLREGNSDRRAATAVKKYAKKNPHRMGEWSPDSKSVVSSMSENDFFGNEKSITLEEATTARIELWADGEITVLKEGLELQKGEVLDATFMSAKALEHFLAEQFMATKEAGTLFSLHMKATMMKVSDPIIFGHCVKVFYKPILERYADELAEVGFDPNNGIGDLYAKLDRLSPGTRTSIESEIRAWYNAAPDLAMVDSDKGITNLHVPSDVIIDASMPAAIRSSGQMWNKDGKLQDTNFIIPDRCYAGVYAETVDFCKKNGAFDPATMGTVPNVGLMAQKAEEYGSHDKTFEIPKNGIVRVVNAFGQILLQHEVEAGDIWRACQVKDAPVQDWVKLAVTRARATGMPAIFWLDEKRAHDAQLIKKVNTYLKDHDTEGLDIRIMPPEEATRFTLERAKAGKDTISVTGNVLRDYLTDLFPILELGTSAKMLSIVPLMNGGGLFETGAGGSAPKHVQQFLSENHLRWDSLGEFLALGVSLEHLATVYGNEKAQILADTLDQANAKFLEENRSPSRKAGELDNRGSHFYLALYWAEALATQDKDADLKARFAKLAETLAANEEKIVAELIDCQGEPVDIGGYYRPDEERANAAMRPSETFNTALAAL, encoded by the coding sequence ATGAGCGAAAAGATTATTTACACGATCACCGACGAAGCGCCTGCACTGGCAACCCGTTCTCTCCTTCCGATTATTGAAGCCTATACCGCTGCAGCCGGGATTGCCGTGGAAACCCGCGATATTTCGCTGGCCGGCCGCATTCTGGCTCAGTTTCCGGAATGTCTGACTGAGGAGCAGAAAGTCGGCGATGCACTGGCCGAACTCGGCGAACTGGCTCAGACACCGGATGCCAATATTATTAAGCTCCCGAATATTTCCGCCTCCATTCCGCAGATGAAAGCGTGTATTGCCGAACTGCAGGCGAAGGGGTACAATCTACCGGAATATGATGACCCGGAGGCTCGGCCGAAATATGAAAAAGTCAAAGGTTCCGCCGTCAATCCGGTTCTGCGAGAGGGCAACTCCGATCGCCGTGCCGCTACGGCAGTAAAAAAGTATGCGAAAAAAAATCCGCACCGGATGGGTGAATGGTCGCCCGATTCCAAATCCGTTGTTTCCTCCATGTCGGAAAATGATTTCTTCGGGAATGAAAAATCGATTACACTGGAAGAAGCCACCACCGCCCGCATCGAGCTCTGGGCTGACGGCGAAATCACGGTGCTGAAAGAGGGTCTCGAGCTTCAGAAGGGCGAAGTGCTTGATGCCACCTTTATGAGCGCCAAAGCACTGGAGCACTTCCTGGCTGAGCAGTTTATGGCAACCAAAGAAGCCGGCACGCTGTTTTCGCTGCATATGAAAGCCACCATGATGAAAGTATCCGATCCGATCATATTCGGTCACTGTGTCAAGGTCTTCTACAAACCGATTCTCGAACGTTATGCGGATGAATTGGCTGAAGTCGGCTTTGATCCGAACAACGGGATCGGCGATCTGTATGCCAAACTCGACCGCCTGTCACCCGGCACCCGGACCTCCATCGAATCCGAAATCAGGGCGTGGTACAACGCCGCACCGGATCTCGCTATGGTGGATTCCGACAAAGGTATCACCAATCTGCACGTTCCGTCGGATGTCATCATCGATGCCTCCATGCCGGCGGCGATCCGCTCTTCGGGTCAGATGTGGAACAAAGACGGTAAGCTGCAGGATACCAACTTTATCATTCCCGACCGCTGCTACGCCGGGGTTTATGCTGAAACTGTCGACTTCTGTAAAAAGAACGGGGCATTTGATCCGGCCACGATGGGCACAGTTCCAAATGTCGGGCTCATGGCGCAGAAAGCCGAGGAATACGGCTCGCACGATAAAACCTTCGAAATTCCGAAAAACGGCATTGTCCGTGTGGTCAATGCCTTCGGTCAGATTCTGCTGCAGCACGAAGTGGAAGCCGGCGATATCTGGCGCGCCTGCCAGGTAAAAGACGCTCCGGTTCAGGACTGGGTCAAACTCGCGGTCACCCGCGCACGCGCCACCGGAATGCCGGCTATTTTCTGGCTCGATGAAAAACGCGCCCACGATGCCCAGCTGATTAAAAAGGTAAACACCTACCTGAAGGATCACGATACCGAAGGGCTTGATATACGCATCATGCCGCCGGAAGAAGCCACCCGCTTTACGCTGGAACGGGCGAAGGCCGGAAAAGACACGATTTCCGTTACCGGTAACGTACTGCGCGACTACCTGACCGACCTGTTCCCGATTCTTGAACTCGGTACCAGCGCCAAAATGCTCTCCATCGTTCCGCTGATGAACGGCGGCGGCCTGTTCGAAACAGGCGCCGGCGGTTCCGCCCCGAAACACGTTCAGCAGTTCCTTTCGGAAAACCATCTGCGCTGGGATTCGCTCGGCGAATTCCTCGCACTCGGTGTTTCACTCGAACATCTGGCGACGGTCTACGGCAACGAAAAGGCGCAGATTCTGGCCGATACACTGGATCAGGCCAATGCCAAGTTCCTCGAGGAAAATAGATCGCCTTCCCGCAAAGCCGGCGAACTCGACAACCGCGGCAGTCACTTCTATCTTGCGCTCTACTGGGCCGAAGCCCTTGCCACGCAGGATAAGGATGCCGATCTGAAAGCCCGCTTTGCCAAACTGGCTGAAACGCTCGCCGCCAACGAAGAAAAGATCGTTGCCGAGCTGATCGACTGCCAGGGCGAACCGGTAGATATCGGAGGATACTATCGCCCGGACGAAGAACGAGCCAACGCCGCCATGCGTCCCAGCGAAACCTTCAACACCGCCCTCGCCGCGCTGTAA
- the alr gene encoding alanine racemase, with the protein MKNYLTALISESALRHNISVLRSLIGENVKLCPVVKDDCFGHGMDVLFPVLAECADGFAVAAPLEALELRRKGYHGFVLCFLSAYFDDFAVQDELVWQEITQTVMSTSALDSIQAAARRVGKTARVHLKVDTGMGRLGVPVRQAPKLIERIHATPEVELTGIYTHFATADEADRTATFRQLETFRSILPGLGNIVVHAANSAATLDLPETHFDMVRPGIAVYGCRPSDDILNPITLKPCMSVKAKLIAVKHIPAGGCSGYGLTHTYDRDSRVGVVPIGYGDGYFRNLSNKAVVRINGMDAPVRGRVSMDQMTVDVTDIPDVKVGDEVEVISSDPSAPNCVENLARLAGTIPYEITCHIGHSMRHELVD; encoded by the coding sequence ATGAAAAATTATCTGACAGCCTTAATTTCTGAATCGGCCCTTCGGCACAATATTTCCGTTCTGCGCAGTTTGATCGGTGAAAATGTAAAACTTTGTCCGGTCGTCAAGGACGATTGTTTCGGACATGGAATGGACGTACTGTTTCCGGTACTGGCCGAGTGTGCCGATGGTTTTGCTGTGGCTGCTCCGCTCGAAGCGCTGGAACTGCGCAGAAAGGGGTATCATGGGTTTGTTCTGTGTTTCCTTTCCGCCTATTTTGATGATTTTGCTGTGCAGGATGAGCTGGTGTGGCAGGAAATCACCCAGACGGTTATGTCGACGTCTGCGCTGGATTCAATTCAGGCTGCGGCGCGGCGGGTGGGCAAAACGGCGCGGGTGCATTTGAAGGTGGATACCGGTATGGGGCGTCTTGGTGTTCCGGTCCGGCAGGCACCGAAGCTGATTGAGCGTATCCATGCAACACCGGAAGTGGAACTGACGGGGATTTATACCCATTTTGCGACGGCTGATGAGGCGGACCGCACGGCGACGTTCCGGCAGCTGGAAACATTCAGATCCATTCTCCCCGGTCTTGGAAACATTGTGGTTCATGCGGCAAATTCGGCGGCTACGCTGGATTTGCCGGAAACCCATTTTGATATGGTCCGGCCCGGTATTGCCGTTTACGGCTGCAGGCCTTCGGATGATATTCTGAATCCGATAACGCTGAAGCCCTGTATGTCGGTGAAGGCAAAGCTGATTGCGGTGAAGCATATTCCTGCCGGGGGCTGCAGCGGATATGGTCTGACGCATACCTATGACCGTGACAGCCGGGTCGGCGTTGTTCCGATCGGGTATGGCGACGGCTATTTCCGGAATCTTTCAAATAAAGCGGTGGTACGGATTAACGGCATGGATGCTCCCGTGCGGGGGCGGGTTTCGATGGATCAGATGACGGTTGATGTGACTGATATTCCGGATGTGAAGGTCGGAGATGAAGTTGAGGTGATCTCTTCTGACCCTTCGGCTCCGAACTGTGTGGAAAATCTGGCGCGGCTGGCCGGAACGATTCCTTATGAGATCACGTGCCATATCGGACACAGCATGCGTCACGAGCTCGTGGACTGA